A window of Sphingomonas astaxanthinifaciens DSM 22298 genomic DNA:
CGCGCGGCGAGCGAGGAGCTCGCCGGATCGCTTGGCTGGGGGCAGCTCCACCGGCTGTGGCAGATGCTGCTGAAGGGCCTGTCCGACGTCGCAGCCGCGCCCGATCCCAATGAGGCCGCGGCGATGGTCCTGCTGCGCATCATCCATGCCGCCGAGCTGCCCGACCCCGCGACCGTGATCGCGCGGCTGCAGGCGGGCGGGGAGACCGGCGCGGTTTCCGTGCCCGCCGCGCGCGCCGCCCCGCCGCCCGCACCCCGCGCTGCCGCCGCTCCTGCTCCGGTCGCTCCGGCACCCGAGCCCGAGCCCGCCGAAGACCCCGCGCCGGCCAGCTTCGTCGCGCTGGTCGACCTCATCGAACGCCGCGGCAAGGCGATCCGTGCCTCGCAGCTCCGGCGCGAGGTGGGCCTCATCCGCTACGCGCCGCCCGAACTAGTACTGAAGCCGCTCCAGCCGCTCGGCCCCAACTTCACCCGTGAACTCACCGACGACATCCGCGCCGCGCTCGACGCGCGCTGGACCGTCACGCTCGGCGACGGCGAAGCCGAGCCGTCGCTCCAGGCGCAGGAGAAGATGGCCGAGGAGCGCGCCCGCGAGGCCATCCTCGCCGAGCCGGGCGTCGCTGCGGTCTTCGCCGCTTATCCCGGCACCACCCTCGAATCCGTTTCATCCAAGGACGCCAACCATGCCTAGCCTCGAAGAAATCATGCAGATGGCCCAGAACGCCCAGGCCGAGCTCCAGAAGGCGCAGGACAATCTCGACACCATCGAGGTCGAGGGCCAGTCGGGCGGTGGGCTGGTCAAGGTGCGCTGCTCGGCCAAGGGCCGGATCATCGCCATCTCGATCGACGACAGCCTGCTGCAGCCGAGCGAGAAGACGATGCTCGAGGACCTGGTCGCCGCCGCCTTCAACGATGCCCGCGCCAAGGCCGACCAGGCCGCCGCCGCCGAGATGCAGAAGATGAGCTCGACCCTGCCGCTTCCGCCGGGCTTCCAGATGCCCTTCTGATCGCGTCGGTCGCCCCCGGCGGCGCTTGACTCGTTCCCGCCAGCCGTCACTCTCGTGACAGGAGGGTCAGGGATCATGCACGCACTCGGGGCAATGCAACATTGGCCGCTCAGGGTCATGCGGCTGGTCGATCATGCCGCGCGCGAACATGGGGATCGCGAGATCGTCAGTGCCTGGGCGGACGAGACGATTACCCGCACCAACTGGCGCGGGGTGGCCAGCGACGCACGGCGCATGGCGAAGACGCTGAGCCGGATGGGAATCGCCAAGGGCGACCGGGTCGCGACGCTGTCGATGAACCACGCCCACCATCTCACCTGCTGGTATGGTGCGATCGGGATGGGCGGCATCCTCCACACCATCAACCCGCGGCTCTTTCCCGACCAGCTCGCCTATATCGCCAACCACGCCGAGGACCGCGTCCTCCTCTACGACAAGGCCTTCGCGCCGCTAGTCGAGAAGATGAAGGGCGAGTGGCGAACGATCGAGCATTACATCTGCATGGACGATGGCGAATATCGCTCGTGGATCGACACGTCCGACGACGACTTCGCCTGGGTCGAGGGCGACGAGCGCGATCCCTGCGGCCTGTGCTACACCAGCGGCACCACCGGCAATCCCAAGGGCGTGCTCTACGAGCATCGCTCGACCATGCTCCACACCCTCGTCGAGGTGAGCCCCGACGTGTTCGAGCTGTCGGGCCGGACCACCGTGCTCCCGATCGTGCCGATGTTCCACGCCAACGCCTGGGGCGTGCCCTGGGCGGCGCCGATGGTGGGGGCGAAGCTGGTCCTGTCGGCCGACTATCGCCCGGCCCAGATGTGCGAGCTGTTCCGCGAGGAAGGGGTGACGCATTCGGCCGGCGTGCCCACCGTCTGGCTCGGCATGATCGACCATATTGAGCGTACCGGCGCCAGCCTCGGCTCACTGAAGAGCGTCTCGATCGGCGGCTCGGCCGCGCCGCGCGCGATGGTCGAGTGGTTCCGCAGCAAGGGGGTCAGCGTCGGCCATGCCTGGGGTATGACCGAGACCAGCCCGATCGGCACCTGCGGCACCCCGCCGCCCAACTGGGACGACATGACCGACGAGGAGCAGGTCGACTTCGTCTGCCGCCAGGGCCGAATCCCGTT
This region includes:
- a CDS encoding YbaB/EbfC family nucleoid-associated protein, with product MPSLEEIMQMAQNAQAELQKAQDNLDTIEVEGQSGGGLVKVRCSAKGRIIAISIDDSLLQPSEKTMLEDLVAAAFNDARAKADQAAAAEMQKMSSTLPLPPGFQMPF
- a CDS encoding long-chain fatty acid--CoA ligase; the encoded protein is MHALGAMQHWPLRVMRLVDHAAREHGDREIVSAWADETITRTNWRGVASDARRMAKTLSRMGIAKGDRVATLSMNHAHHLTCWYGAIGMGGILHTINPRLFPDQLAYIANHAEDRVLLYDKAFAPLVEKMKGEWRTIEHYICMDDGEYRSWIDTSDDDFAWVEGDERDPCGLCYTSGTTGNPKGVLYEHRSTMLHTLVEVSPDVFELSGRTTVLPIVPMFHANAWGVPWAAPMVGAKLVLSADYRPAQMCELFREEGVTHSAGVPTVWLGMIDHIERTGASLGSLKSVSIGGSAAPRAMVEWFRSKGVSVGHAWGMTETSPIGTCGTPPPNWDDMTDEEQVDFVCRQGRIPFGIELRIVDDEGQVLPRDGIATGRLQTRGHWVVQRYFKEEQDSTDADGWFDTGDVAALHPDGTMQITDRAKDVIKSGGEWISSIELENAAVGVPGVAEAAAIGIAHPKWDERPLLLIVRRPDSDVHAETIREHLSRHVARWWMPDAIEFVDALPHTATGKLSKKTLREQWKDYVLPTAAAMVGR